The DNA sequence CTCAAAGACGCCATTTTCAAACTGATCCTGCCGGTCTCGCCGTATCAGGCAGGCAAGGTTCATGACCTCGCTCTCCTGACGACATTTATTCCGTTTAATCTCCTGGCAATAACTTCGCAGTATGTCCTCCACCTTCTCCGTGTAGGCTTCCCGATCTTCGTTCAAGAGGTGATCGAACAGACGCCCCAGCTCAATCTTGTCTTCCTGGGAGGGATTCCCCCGCGCACCCAAAAGATGATCCCGGGCAATCTTGAGGTCGGGATGAATATTGACAAAATATTCAAAGATATTGGGAACGCTCCAGGAAACCCGCAACCCCATTTCCACCATGCCGGCCACGCGCTGGAGTTGGCTGCAACACGCCTCATGGTTGCGGGATAATATCCTCTGGACGGCCTTGGAGCCATTGGCGATGATGCCAAAGGCCATGGGCAGCATGGCGTCGGCTTGGGATAACAAACCTTTGAGAACCGCCTGTTGGGTGGCCAGATGTCGGCGTTCCGGCCGTATCCGATCTTCGGAGACGTCGCTGACCACTGCGGCCACCTTGCCGCTGGCGATGCTGTACACCGCGGCCCCGCCAATACCCGGAAATTCATAAGCCGCCTCTCCCGGGGCATTAACGATCGCATACACGTATTTACTGCTCTTAGCTGAGGTATTCGCCGCCATATCGTTCTTCCGTTTTAAAAGGATAGGCTAAATCGCAGGTTACGATTCCTTACAAAATCCTGCCAGACTCCTTTGACATGGTAGGCAAGAATTTAATCAGGCCGCCGCCTCACCTAGTTCTCTTCCCCTTGAAGGGCGGCGGGAAATGTTCTCCATTAGCCTAATAGCCTTAAGTCGGCCATCTTCAGTCCTGATCTCTAACATGGCACCACAGAGACACTTAACCGGCCCCTCAAAGTCGTCGTAGGCATCACCCAGGTCAAATTTGTGGCCACATGATAAGCAGTTTATTCTCATAATTATTCTCCCTGTCAGACTTCGGACGATTCCACGCCCTTTAGCCGGAGTTTAAAGTTTGGTGTCCCGATTGAAACTCGAAACTCAAAACCTGAAACTCAACCACAATGAATCCAGGCAGTTAGTTAGCGGCAACAGAGACAACGGCGTTGCCAGGCCTTTAGCAGCCTTTCCCGGCGTGCTTCCCGATTATGCCGAGCTACCTCTTCCTGAAGCATGCGACCCAGATCAGCACCGTGGGTTGACAGGCCGGTGGAGGTAGGACAGGAGCGGAAGCTTTTGACCTGACGCATGGTGCGCACCTGATTAACAGTCTTTAAAGTTATCATCGGCATCCTCAACGTTTTTCATGAATATTAATATTTAATTCTAAAACTGCTGCTCTTCGGGAGCGACTCCGTTCGTGTGGGTAGGACTGCGCCCTCTCTATCTCCCATCTCCTGCAGCAATCTGTTTTTTTCAGATTCAATTTCTTGGAGACGTGTGGCAATGTCCGCCATTAATTGCTTAGCCTTTTCACTCTCCACAAGCTTTCTGGCCTTTTCCATTTCAATATGACTGATGCGGAGGTAGGCCTCGTGCGGAAGGGTGGCCTTTCCCACCTTTCCGGTCACGGTACGGATATCCTGTAAGCCTCTTCTCGGAATAGCCATCTGCCAACTCCTTTATGGCAAATGTGGTCTGGTTGTCAGGGACGCTTCCTGGTATGCCCCCAAGACCGCCTGGATTACTTCATCGACCTTCTCAGCCATGATTGATTGGCCACCACGGGTCACTTTGGCCGAGTCGGTGTTCAGGACGTCACGGCAGGCCCATTGAAAAACCGCATCGTCTTTGTGAGCTTGAGCCCCCTTATAAGCCAAAATCTTGGCAATGGCGATGCAGGCCCGGATGGTGGGACGGTGGTTGTTGACCCCTATTCCCCGCAATTCCCGGACAACATCCACAATAACTTCGGCATCCGAAAACGGCAGGCCGGATTTGGCCAGGGCAATCTGGATTTCGGTCTCCCGGTCAAAATGACCTAAGTTAATGGTGATGAGACGGTCCATGAGGGCGTCCTGGGTCTTGTGGACTCCGGCATACTCCTCGGGATTGGAAGTAAAAATGGCCCTAAATTCCGGATGGACTTCCAGGTACCCTTCACCTCCCCGAGACATTTTGGGAAGATTGAGGATCTTCTCTTCCAAAATGCTGAGCAGGGCGTTATTAGCCTCGGGCCGGGACCGGGTAAACTCATCGTAGATCAGAGTAAAACCTTCTTTACAGGCCAGGGTGAGGCGATTGTCCATCCAGGTGATGTTCATCGATTCCTCCGTCTTTAAAACGGAGTGGATAAAATTGTCGATGAGTTTCTGTTTGCGATAGCCGGAGTGGCGTCCCACCAGATCGGAACTGTTAAATTCATCATCTCCATGGATCAACACCACCGGACGGCCCCGCTGGGCCGCAACGTGAAACGCCAGGGTGGTCTTGCCCGTCCCGGCCGGTCCGGCAAAATGCACCGGATAGCCTACCTCTAAATAGGCCATGGCGCGGTTGGTCAGATTCTGTACATAAGATGTTTCCACAAATTCCGAACTAGCTTCCGGCGTCACCTGGTCTTCCCGACTCTCCACCTTGACCACGGTCATTGCCGCTCTCTGTCGCTGCTCACCACTCATGCACGTTGCTCCTCTCGTTACAGAATGCACTGCCCCAGAACTTTCGGGCAGTCGATGGTATTCTATTATTGCCAACCCTTCTGGGGCAGCAACCCTCGCCCCCGACAGGCTATACAGGCTAGGGAAGAGGAGGCGTCGTCCCCGGTTCCCCGACATTCAGGGCAGGTCACCACAGGCCCTGGAATGCAGGGAACATAACCTTTGCCCTGGCAAACGGTGCAGGTAAGGGTCTTGATGGCGCCTGTGCCCTGGCAGTGGGCGCAACGCTGATAAGGCGCCGCCACCCGCACCACCCCACTGCCATTACAGACACAACAGGTGGACAGCCAGGACATTACTCCGAAGGGGTCTCTGCCCGAGCCGCCGCAGAAAGAACAGGTAACTTCCACCATCCTCCCTTCCCGCTCAGCCATCTCCGATACTCCTTTCGCCACGTGAGGGATTATTCAAACCGGCCAGCGAGGCGTGCTCTTTATGAACTTTATAACCTGGCCTGGAAAGTTTCTGGGTAGCTAAATGCTTTCTAGTGCGAGTTGATTGCCTGATGGATGAGTTTGCCAGTTACACCAACATATCCTGTGAAACCGGCCTTAATGTGGGCGCACCCAATGGTACGCCCACGTTTAAGACCACCTGTTCGATCAGACAACTTTCCATCGTCAGCGAAGGGGCGCTCAGCCTTTCTTTTTCCCGGGGCGATGCGTCTCTTCTTTGTGCTCAGACTGTACCGCAGGTTCGGCTGGTGCTCCCTGAGCCATGGTTTGGGCAATCAGGCGTTCCCTTTCCGCAGCTTCTTTGGCTCGCTGTTGTTCAGCAGCCAAGGCCCGGCGTTTGGCTTCGGCCTGCGCCTGGAGTTCCTGGGGAGAAGGGCCAAACCAGGCACGGTGCGCCCCTGCCAGATCTTGGGCAAAATCCTGGCGCATGGCACCCACACTCTGCTTCAGGTGGGCCAAGGCAGCGCGCCGCGCCGTCTTTGTATTACGGGCCATCTCCTTATGAGCCCGGCGAAAACCCGCCCTCATGCTAGCCACCTCATTCTCCAAGGCCTTGACGAAATTCCGACGCTCTGCCCTGCTGGTCTGGGCCATCAGGTTGTGAGCCCGGCGAAACTCCGCCTTTTGGCTAGCCACGTCTTGAGCCAGGTTACGAACAAAGGTTAGGCGTGCCCCGCGTAGGGCCTTGATCTCCCCGCACAACCTGGTCATGCTTTCAGTTAAAGGACCCACGTGAAGTATCTCCTTTCTCAGACCTCCCGAGGAATTTGGCTCATCAAAATTGCCGCTGAAACCGAATCACCGGCAACCCTCATCGAGAGGGAGTCGACTAAGCCGACCCCACTCTCAATCAGGAATTATTCCCCGGATCGGTCTTAGGCCGGAGCCGCGGCGCTGGCTGTTAAGCCGATAGCCTCGGCATACTTCAGATAGGTTTCAACAGAGGCGATGACCACTCGAGCTTCCACGGACAGCAATTCAATGCCAACCAGGGCCACTTTGACCCACGCATCAACAACGATACCTTTATCCAAGATACGATCAACGACTTCCGCCAGGCTGGAGGAATCGGTTGACTTCTGTACTTTAGCCATGGTATTATCTCCTTTCAGCTAAGTTAAGCGTAAGGTAATACAAATGGTAGTTTGATGAGAACGTTGCTTCGGCTTATTTGCCGGCCCAAGCCTTCCGGGCACCCTCTAAGTCCGCTGCAAAAGCATGACGCATGGCGCCCACGGTTTTCTTCAGGTGAGCTACGGCTGCCCGCCGCTCTGCCTTGGTAGTACGGGCCATGTCATTGTGAGCCCGCCGGAAGTTGGCCCGCATCGTAGCCGTATTACTGCTTAGGTCCTTGACGAACCCCTTCCGGGCCACACGCAGGGCGACGATCTCACCACAGAGCCGGGTCATTTCGTCGGTTAAGCGACCCATGTGGTATCTCCTTTCATTCCGCCTTACACCTTAAGGGACAAGTTGGCGTCGGTCTGCTCACCCCTTGAGGACAGTGAGGGGCCTCTTTCCGGGAAGGGTCCCACCAGACCCCTCCCGAAAGAGGAAATTCCCCCTCAGGCTTATGCTGGAGCAGCCGCACTGGCCGTCAGGCCGATAGCTTCGGCATACTTCAGATAGGTTTCTACGGAAGCGATGACCACGCGGGCTTCCACGGACAGCAACTCAATTCCCACCAGAGCCACTTTGACCCAGGCGTCGACAACAATACCTTTGTCCAGAATGCGGTCCACAACCTCAGCCAGACTCGAAGAGTCGGTTGATTTTTGCACCTTAGCCATGGGGAACCTCCTTCAGATAATTTGGTTGAATTGGTTTGTTAGGCATGCCTTATATCATGGTAATCCAAAAACCATGCCAAGACCGCTTATTCTTCTTTACGCGGCACTCAGTACTAATTTTTCCTTATTTGTAGTATATGGAGATAAACCGATCGGATGGAATGGTGAATGAAATCTATGGAGCGGGCGCCATACTATAGAAAAAGAACCCTATAAAGACATTGAACCATTTTGCTCATCGGTTCAGAAATTGTCTACTCTATTGCTTTCAGGATTTCTTGCTGCAGAAAGGGCTTGCTGATGAAATCGTGGATAAACCCTAATCGGATGGCTTCTTGAATAGAGACGTCATCCCGGTAAAAGTATCCGGAAACCATGATGATGCGAATTTGGGGGGCATTCGCCAGGATTTGGCGGGCCAATACCAGGCCGTCCATATCCGGCAGCTTGGCGTCCAAAAAAGCACAGGAGAACTGACATTGGTCCGTCAAATTCAAGGCTTCCTGAGCGTTTAAGGCCCTCCGGGTTTGAAACCCTTGACTATGCAGCAGATGTTCCAAGGCCCAACACATATCCGGTTCATCATCCACTACAAGTACCAGTTTTTCAGCCATTGACATCCTCTATTTTTGCTCGGTTTACAATATCGGCAATTTTACCACAAAGGTACTGCCCTCACCTTTTTGGCTATCGACGGTAATAGCTCCAAAGTGCTGTTTGATGATGGAATAACAGATAGATAAACCCAATCCCGAACCCTGGCCCACCGGTGCGGTAGTATAAAAGGGGTCGAAAATATTATTCAGGTCGCTGGGCTCAATCCCGTGCCCCGTGTCCTTGATGGCGATCCAGGCTTCGGCGCCGATCTTTTTCAGGGTGATATCTATCACCCCGCCATCGGGCACCGCCCTGATGGCATTTAGCAAGAGGTTCATAAAGGCCTGCTGCAACAGGCCTTCCATGCCATTGATGATGATGGCGTACTCCGGCAGTTGCGCCCTAAGCTCAATCTTTTGGATCCGGGCCTGGTTAGTTACCAGGGAGAGTGTTTCGGACAAAAGGTAGGTAAGGTTGATCTTTTTCAGATCGGTTTTCATCGAGGGGCGGGCAAAACGCAGGAGGTTCTCAATGATCATGGAAGCCCGCTGAATGCCGCGGTGAATCTTTTCGGCGCATTGTTGGCGAAATTCAGGGGTTACATCACCCTGCATGATGAATTGGGCCGCTGAGGAACAGACGGCCAGGGGGTTGCGGATTTCGTGGGCAATCCCCCCGGCCATGACACCGAGCGCCGCAAGTTTCTGAGATTGCAGGAGCTGGGCCTCCAGTTGGCGGCGTTCCGTCAGGTCACGCCCCACGGCTACCACACCGGCGGTTTTAGAGATAAGATCCCGCATGGGGGAGAATATCCAGGCCACTGGAATCCGGCCGCCATGGTTAGTCTTCAGATCCCATTCCGACATCTGGGCTTCCTGGCCGGCCTGTAGGTTGGAAAAGACATTCCTGATTTCCGCCGGGTCGTCGCAGACACAAAAATCGAAAAAATTTCGCCCCCGTACCTGATACAAGGTAAAACCGGACAACCTCTCGGCGGCGGTGTTCCAAGTCAGAATCCGGCCTTCCATGTCGGTGGACAGCACAATGTCCTGGGCGCTTTCCACTACGAGGGCCAGGTGGCGCTCCACCCGGCGGACTTCTTCACTCAGTCTCACCTGTTCAGTGACATCCTCCATGAGCAGCATGGCCAATTCCACTACTCCCTGCCAGGAGAAGGGCAGAATACTATAATAGTAAATGCGTAGCGGAATTCCCGGTGCCCGATAGGTCATCCGCTCCCCCTTGACCCGGAAGTTTTGTTCAAAGACCTGCCGGATGCGTCCGGGGAAATCCATCTGGTCAATAATGATCGCCGGGAATACCTCATCCAAGCGGTGACCGATGGTGTCAGAAATAGTGCGGCGGTTTTTTTCCAGAAAATTACGATTTACGGAGACGATGCGCAGATCCTGGTTGATCAGCAGCACCGAAGAGGGAATGGCCTCCAAAAGCATTTCGTACAAAGTTTGATAGCGCTGCAATTCTAGACCATGATTTATCGGGAAAACCTCGGCTTCCATGACAACTCCGTCCTTCCCAGTGAAAGGCCCGTTAATTCGTTTTGACAATTACCCCAAAAATTATTTTCGAGTTTCAAGCTAATAAAAAAATTCTACTCAGGCTGGAAGCCTGTGCCAGGACCGGTCTGTTTTTATGATCAATCCATAAAATAGTTGCCGAATCATCTTAATCTCGAAACTCATTACAAATGATAAGATCAGAAAAGGTTCGGGCCGCGGCTCACAAAATTATATGGTGGCCAGGGGCCGCTCAGTAACATACGAGCTTTTTCAATTCGGGAAAGATGTCGGAACGCACGGCGAAAAGGCTCCACAGCCGTTTGAGGCACAAGGAAATACAAAGATAGTAGGGGGAGACGCGGTGATGGAGGCTCAATCTTCTCTTTGATAAAAAGGCCGGTGAGATAGGTCCGACATCGATCCGCGGCTTGCCGGTAATCTCGGGTCCAACGGTCCTGATGGCTATAATGGGTTTTGCGAGCGGTCAAATAGGCCAGTCCGGGACGCGCCGGCGGCGTCCCGAGGTCTGGCGCCGGTCCCGGCGCTTCCCGGCTGCCAGCCGGGATCACCGCGCTCCATGAACCTGGCGGCAGTAAAATCCGCAACCCCATTTCCACGCAACCCTCCAACTCCTGCAGCAGAGTCTGGTAATAGCCGTGACACTCCTCCAGCCGCTGCCTGATTTGGGCTTCCTCGGTAGCAACACAGCCGTAACGCAAGGGGATAACGGTTCCCTGTCGGTGGCAGATATTTATCACATTTTCGTAAACCTTGATCTGAGGAAGGTCAAAGGAGAGATCCTGATGGGCGATTTTCGACACCGCTGCGCTTAATCCTCCCTGAACCACCTGATAGACCGGATATCCGCCAACGCCCGGCAAGGCATCTGTTACCTCCGGCCCCGGATGCCGGCATACGCAATAACAGAGACAGTTCATCGGACTGATTCCATATCCAAAGCCGGGCAGAAGCTATAAGGCGGCCAGGGACCGGTTTCTTCCAACACCAGACCCAGGTCGGCAAGTCGGTTATTAACCTCCCGGATATGAGCCCGGAAGTCTGCAGCGACCCCGGTGGATATCAGGAAGGCCCAATTAAGCACCATTTCCCTGGTATCTCCAGCGTCACGGCGACGCAGCTCCCGTTCCCTGCCCTCCACCGTCAGATGTTGCAAGCCCTGCCAAATCTTCTGGCAGACCTCCGGCAACCAGCGCTGGAGTTCCAAATCAACCGAGGCGCGCTGTCGTTGTTCTGCAAAATATCGTTTCCCAGGCGAAAGGGACTTCAGGCGGTCGCTATCTTGTAACCATCTGCGGGCAAAAAGCTTCTCTTTGGCTTCTTTCCAGTCCAAAAATCCTTTAACGCCCCACTCTTCGGTGCCTGAAACATATCTCAGAAAACCATCAATCCGATCATAGTGGCGTTGTATACTGTTTTCCAGGCTTTCTCGGGAAGTAAAAATGACGCCGAAACGGACCGGCAGCACCGGGGAATGGCGCATCAAGGCAGCTACCACTTCTTGATGTCGGATGACTTGGGGACCGATCCAGGTTAGATCCTGCAGTCGGGCTTCCGCCTCCGGACCGCAGAAATCCTCAAGAGCCACGGGGCTCCAAATTGCTGCCAGGTCATTCAAGGGCGCCGCTTGCAAGGGATTATGGCCATCCAGTCCAATGCCTTGCAACGGCACCGGCATCAGGCCGGACCGAACCAAGCAGTACAGATACAAACCTTCAGTCATAACTTCTCTCTGAGTGGAAGAAGATGCACTTGAACATGAGGGGATCGATGGCGACGTTATTCTTAGTTCTCCTGATTCCCCAACATCTCGTGCAGGGCCTCTTCAATATCCTCCGGCAGGATAAGCACCTGCTCCAAGCCCGTGCCTTCCTGGGCAATTTCGGCCATCACCGCCCGCCGCACTGCACTGAGGGCAGCCTTGCTGCAGACCGCCGCAATCTCCGCCCCGCTCAGACCTTCGGTGCGCGCCGCCAGCTCTGCCGGGTTAATACCCTTGGCCAAGGGCTTGTCGCGCAGATGAACGGCAAAGATCTCCCGCCGGTCTTCTGCATCAGCCAGGTGAATGGTGATGATCTCGTCAAAACGCCCCGGCCGCAAGACTGCCGGGTCCATCATGTCCAGGCGGTTGGTAGCCCCCAGAACCAGTACGCCTTTTAATTCCTCAATGCCGTCCAATTCTGCCAGAAACTGACTGAGAACCCGTTCGGAGACATGCGAGTCTGAGCCCCCAGCGCCTCGGGCTGGCAATAATGCTTCGGTCTCGTCCAGGAAGATGATACAAGGCGCCGCCTGCCGGGCGGTGCGAAACATCTCTCGCACTCCCCGCTCTGATTCGCCGACATATTTGGAAATGAGGGCCGGACCTTTCACCGAAAGGAAATTCACCCGGCTTTCGGTTGCAATGGCCTTGGCCAGCAAGGTCTTGCCGCAACCCGGCGGTCCGGTCAGAAGGATCCCCTTGGGAGGTTTTATCCCTGCTTTTTTGAAAAGATAGGTGTACTTGAGAGGCCACTCGACCGCTTCCTGCAGGCGATCTTTGACCTCCCGCAGACCGCCGACGTCTTCCCAGCGAACGTCCGGGACCTCAACGAATACTTCCCGGATGGCCGAGGCCTCCACCTCCCGCAGCGCTCCCAGAAAATCGTCCATGTGTACTTCCAGTTGCGCCAACTGTTCGTAAGGGATAGTAGACAGACCGTAATCTATCTCGGGCATAAGGCGGCGCAGACAGATCATGGCCGCTTCCCGGCACAAGGCCTCCAGGTCGGCTCCGACAAACCCGTGGGTGATTTCTGCCAGATGACCCATGTCGACATTCTCGGACAAGGGCATACCTCGACTGTGAATTTCCAGGATATCCAACCGACCGTGGCGATCGGGAATGGGGATGGCGATCTCGCGGTCAAATCGACCCGGCCGCCGCAAGGCCGGATCCAGGGCGTTGGGGATATTGGTGGCGGCGATGACAATAACATTCTGCCGTTTATTGAGTCCGTCCATCAAGGCCAGGAGTTGGGCCACCACCCGTTTCTCCACGTCCCCTACCACCTTCTCCCGCCGCGGGGCGATGGCATCGATTTCATCCATAAAGATGATGCTGGGACCCTTACGAGAGGCCTCTTCAAAGATCTTGCGCAAGTGGGCCTCGGATTCACCGTAAAACTTATGCACTACCTCCGGTCCACTCACCGAGAAGAAGTTTGCCTCAGTCTCATGGGCAATGGTGCGGGCAATCAGAGTCTTGCCGCAACCTGGCGGGCCATGCAGCAATACCCCTTTCGGGGCGTCGATGCCCAAACGCTCGAACAACTCAGGGTAACGCAAAGGTAGTTCGATCATTTCCCTAATGCGCTGAAGTTGAGGTTTGAGACCCCCCACATCTTCGTACGACACGGCTGCCGGACGACGGCCCTCAACAACGCCTCCCGCCTTGCCGATCACCAGGGTGGTGGTAGGATTGATCAACACCGGCCCCGGAGGAGTCAGGCTTTCCACCTTAAAATCTGCGGTGCGGCTGCCAAACAGGGTGGCCCGGATGCGGTCTCCCTCCCTTACCGGCAGGCCGTCCAGCAGGCTGCCGATATATGGCAGATCGCGATCCGCCGGAGTAATGGTGATCGGTGCCAGGACAACCCGCGTGCCAGGACGGCAGGTGATCTTAGAGACCAGCACCGAATCGTCCAAACCCGCCCCGGCGTTCTCCCGGCTGATGCCGTCCAATTGGATGCGGGATCGGCCCCGCAACTCCTTATAGGCCGGCATGGCTTTACAAACGGTTTTCCGCTTGCCCGCCACTTCGATAATATCGCCGATCGATAGCTCGAGTTTCTCCATATCTTCCGGCCCCATACGGGCATAGGCCCGACCCACGTCTTTACTCAGGGCCTCCGTTACTTTTAACTTGAGAGTCATCTCTGGTTCTTTTTTCATTGCCTATCCCCGCCCAGGACTACATGGCGCATTTGATCTCCAGGATGCCGTTGTTGCACGTGACCTTCATCTTCTCTTGTGGATAACTCCGGGGCAGGAGAATCTCCTTACGGTATTTTTTATCTTTCTTTTCAGCATAAATGGTGAGCAGGTCATCCTTTACCTCGAGATGGACGTCTTTGGCGCTGACGCCGGGCATCTCCGCCACCACTAAAGTATAGTCCTTTTCTTCAAATACATCCACTACGGGCTCCCGAATCTCAGCCACCACGGTTTCCCCGGACTTTTCATCTTTGCGAACATTACCGAAGGGCTCTACCTTCACTTCTTTGTCGCCTTTGTCACCCAGGCCAACCTTCACAGAAAAACCGTAGACCCCCTTGACGTCCTGATGGGTAAATTCCCCGCTTTTTTTCAGGTGTTCGCCTTTTTCTGCCAGATCGCCCAGCTTCTCGATGAGGTTAGCCAGTCCTTTGAACATTCCTCCAAACCCGACGTCACTCCCACCAGCCTTCTTCTTAGTCATAATTGCCTCCAGACCACTTGATCCCGAATTGCTTCAGTTTAGTGTGAATCGTTTTATAATCAATTTGCAAAAGCCGTGCCGCTTTGGCCTTGTTGCCTTTGGTATATTTTAAGGCCTGGATCAGGACTTCCCGCTCAACCGTACAGGTGCTGCG is a window from the Desulfobacca acetoxidans DSM 11109 genome containing:
- a CDS encoding GvpL/GvpF family gas vesicle protein; protein product: MAANTSAKSSKYVYAIVNAPGEAAYEFPGIGGAAVYSIASGKVAAVVSDVSEDRIRPERRHLATQQAVLKGLLSQADAMLPMAFGIIANGSKAVQRILSRNHEACCSQLQRVAGMVEMGLRVSWSVPNIFEYFVNIHPDLKIARDHLLGARGNPSQEDKIELGRLFDHLLNEDREAYTEKVEDILRSYCQEIKRNKCRQESEVMNLACLIRRDRQDQFENGVFEAARLFDNNYIFDYNGPWAPHNFVELDLKL
- the gvpN gene encoding gas vesicle protein GvpN; protein product: MSGEQRQRAAMTVVKVESREDQVTPEASSEFVETSYVQNLTNRAMAYLEVGYPVHFAGPAGTGKTTLAFHVAAQRGRPVVLIHGDDEFNSSDLVGRHSGYRKQKLIDNFIHSVLKTEESMNITWMDNRLTLACKEGFTLIYDEFTRSRPEANNALLSILEEKILNLPKMSRGGEGYLEVHPEFRAIFTSNPEEYAGVHKTQDALMDRLITINLGHFDRETEIQIALAKSGLPFSDAEVIVDVVRELRGIGVNNHRPTIRACIAIAKILAYKGAQAHKDDAVFQWACRDVLNTDSAKVTRGGQSIMAEKVDEVIQAVLGAYQEASLTTRPHLP
- the gvpA gene encoding gas vesicle structural protein GvpA → MAKVQKSTDSSSLAEVVDRILDKGIVVDAWVKVALVGIELLSVEARVVIASVETYLKYAEAIGLTASAAAPA
- the gvpA gene encoding gas vesicle structural protein GvpA → MAKVQKSTDSSSLAEVVDRILDKGIVVDAWVKVALVGIELLSVEARVVIASVETYLKYAEAIGLTASAAAPA
- a CDS encoding response regulator encodes the protein MAEKLVLVVDDEPDMCWALEHLLHSQGFQTRRALNAQEALNLTDQCQFSCAFLDAKLPDMDGLVLARQILANAPQIRIIMVSGYFYRDDVSIQEAIRLGFIHDFISKPFLQQEILKAIE
- a CDS encoding PAS domain-containing sensor histidine kinase → MEAEVFPINHGLELQRYQTLYEMLLEAIPSSVLLINQDLRIVSVNRNFLEKNRRTISDTIGHRLDEVFPAIIIDQMDFPGRIRQVFEQNFRVKGERMTYRAPGIPLRIYYYSILPFSWQGVVELAMLLMEDVTEQVRLSEEVRRVERHLALVVESAQDIVLSTDMEGRILTWNTAAERLSGFTLYQVRGRNFFDFCVCDDPAEIRNVFSNLQAGQEAQMSEWDLKTNHGGRIPVAWIFSPMRDLISKTAGVVAVGRDLTERRQLEAQLLQSQKLAALGVMAGGIAHEIRNPLAVCSSAAQFIMQGDVTPEFRQQCAEKIHRGIQRASMIIENLLRFARPSMKTDLKKINLTYLLSETLSLVTNQARIQKIELRAQLPEYAIIINGMEGLLQQAFMNLLLNAIRAVPDGGVIDITLKKIGAEAWIAIKDTGHGIEPSDLNNIFDPFYTTAPVGQGSGLGLSICYSIIKQHFGAITVDSQKGEGSTFVVKLPIL
- a CDS encoding GvpL/GvpF family gas vesicle protein, whose amino-acid sequence is MNCLCYCVCRHPGPEVTDALPGVGGYPVYQVVQGGLSAAVSKIAHQDLSFDLPQIKVYENVINICHRQGTVIPLRYGCVATEEAQIRQRLEECHGYYQTLLQELEGCVEMGLRILLPPGSWSAVIPAGSREAPGPAPDLGTPPARPGLAYLTARKTHYSHQDRWTRDYRQAADRCRTYLTGLFIKEKIEPPSPRLPLLSLYFLVPQTAVEPFRRAFRHLSRIEKARMLLSGPWPPYNFVSRGPNLF
- a CDS encoding GvpL/GvpF family gas vesicle protein: MTEGLYLYCLVRSGLMPVPLQGIGLDGHNPLQAAPLNDLAAIWSPVALEDFCGPEAEARLQDLTWIGPQVIRHQEVVAALMRHSPVLPVRFGVIFTSRESLENSIQRHYDRIDGFLRYVSGTEEWGVKGFLDWKEAKEKLFARRWLQDSDRLKSLSPGKRYFAEQRQRASVDLELQRWLPEVCQKIWQGLQHLTVEGRERELRRRDAGDTREMVLNWAFLISTGVAADFRAHIREVNNRLADLGLVLEETGPWPPYSFCPALDMESVR
- a CDS encoding CDC48 family AAA ATPase, translated to MKKEPEMTLKLKVTEALSKDVGRAYARMGPEDMEKLELSIGDIIEVAGKRKTVCKAMPAYKELRGRSRIQLDGISRENAGAGLDDSVLVSKITCRPGTRVVLAPITITPADRDLPYIGSLLDGLPVREGDRIRATLFGSRTADFKVESLTPPGPVLINPTTTLVIGKAGGVVEGRRPAAVSYEDVGGLKPQLQRIREMIELPLRYPELFERLGIDAPKGVLLHGPPGCGKTLIARTIAHETEANFFSVSGPEVVHKFYGESEAHLRKIFEEASRKGPSIIFMDEIDAIAPRREKVVGDVEKRVVAQLLALMDGLNKRQNVIVIAATNIPNALDPALRRPGRFDREIAIPIPDRHGRLDILEIHSRGMPLSENVDMGHLAEITHGFVGADLEALCREAAMICLRRLMPEIDYGLSTIPYEQLAQLEVHMDDFLGALREVEASAIREVFVEVPDVRWEDVGGLREVKDRLQEAVEWPLKYTYLFKKAGIKPPKGILLTGPPGCGKTLLAKAIATESRVNFLSVKGPALISKYVGESERGVREMFRTARQAAPCIIFLDETEALLPARGAGGSDSHVSERVLSQFLAELDGIEELKGVLVLGATNRLDMMDPAVLRPGRFDEIITIHLADAEDRREIFAVHLRDKPLAKGINPAELAARTEGLSGAEIAAVCSKAALSAVRRAVMAEIAQEGTGLEQVLILPEDIEEALHEMLGNQEN
- a CDS encoding Hsp20/alpha crystallin family protein: MTKKKAGGSDVGFGGMFKGLANLIEKLGDLAEKGEHLKKSGEFTHQDVKGVYGFSVKVGLGDKGDKEVKVEPFGNVRKDEKSGETVVAEIREPVVDVFEEKDYTLVVAEMPGVSAKDVHLEVKDDLLTIYAEKKDKKYRKEILLPRSYPQEKMKVTCNNGILEIKCAM